TCCTGACCGTCGCCAATGCGAACCTGCTCGTCGCGCACGGCAACCCCGCGCAGATCGACGCGTTCGCGCGCCCGGAACTGGAAGGGCGTTTTCTCGGCACGATGTGCCTGTCCGAGCCGCAAGCCGGCTCGTCGCTGTCCGACATCGCGACGCGCGCGGATTTCGAGGGCGATTCGCCGCTCGGCCCGCGCTACCGGCTGACTGGCAACAAGATGTGGATTTCCGGCGGCGAACACGAGCTGGCGGAGAACATCGTCCACCTCGTGCTCGCGAAGATTCCCGACGAACACGGCCGGCTGCAGCCCGGCACGCGCGGCATCTCGCTGTTCATCGTGCCCAAGTACCTGCTGGGCACCGACGGCCGCGCGCAGGGCGAACACAACGACGTCGTGCTCGCCGGGCTGAACCACAAGATGGGCTATCGCGGCACGACCAACTGCCTGCTGAACTTCGGCGAAGGCACGCGCTATCGCCCCGAAGGGCGGGCGGGCGCGATCGGTTATCTGGTCGGCCAGCCGAACCACGGCCTCGCGTACATGTTCCACATGATGAACGAGGCGCGCATCGGTGTCGGCGCGGGCGCGGTGGCGCTCGGCTATACCGGTTATCTGCACGCGCTCGACTATGCGCGCAACCGGCCGCAGGGGCGTCCGCTCGGGCCGGCGGGCAAGGATGCGGCCGCGCCGCAGGCGCCGATCGTCGAACATCCGGACGTGCGGCGCATGCTGCTCGCGCAGAAGGCCTATGTCGAAGGCGGTCTCGCGCTGATCCTGTACTGCGCGAAGCTGGTCGACGAAGCCCGCGCGCATGACGACGAGGCGGTGCGCGCGCAGGCCACGCGCCTGCTCGACATCCTCACGCCGATTGCGAAAAGCTGGCCGTCGCAGTGGTGTCTCGCCGCGAACGACCTCGCGATCCAGGTGCACGGCGGCTACGGCTACACGCGCGACTACGCGGTCGAGCGGCTCTACCGCGACAACCGGTTGAATCCGATTCACGAAGGCACGCACGGGATCCAGGCGCTCGACCTGCTGGGCCGCAAGGCCGTGCAGGACGACGGTGCGCTGCTGCGTGCGCTCGACGCACGGATCGACGCGACGGTCGAACGGGCGCGGGCGCTGGATGGCGGCACGCGCGAGCAGGCCGATGCGCTGGCACGGCGCTGGACACGACTGCGCGACGTCACGCAGCAATTGAGCGCGATCGGCGATCCGCAGACGCGGCTGGCGAACGCGAGCGTCTATCTCGAAGCGTTCGGCCATCTCGTCGTTGCATGGCTGTGGCTCGACGTGACGCTTGCGGCGTACGGGCACGGCGACGATTTCCACGACGGCAAACGTGCGGCGGCCCGGTATTTTTTCACTTGGGAGTTGCCGAAGGTGGATGCGCAGCTCGACCTGCTGTCGAGCGTCGACACGACGACGCTCGACATGCGCGACGCGTGGTTCTGAACGTTACGTCACCGACATCCCGGAATGCGGACGATATCGCGGGTGCCGGCTTTGCCGGCCATCGCGTGCGCGTCGCGAACCGGCCGGGCGGGGGCATCCCGCCGACCGTACCGATGCGCGGCCGCGCCGCGCAAGGAGAGAGAAGCGCATGAAAGCCCTGTTGTGTAACGCATTCGGCCCGATCGACAGTTTGCGTATCGACGACGTCGCGATTCCCGAACCGGCTGCCGGCCAGGTGCGGATCCAGGTGAAGGCGGCGTCGCTCAATTTCCCCGACGCGCTGATCGTCCAGGGGTTGTATCAGGTGAAGCCGGCGCTGCCATTCTCGCCGGGCGCCGAGTTCGCCGGCGTGATCGACGCGGTCGGCGAGGGCGTGACCGCGTGGCGGCCCGGCGACGCCGTGGTTGCGTTTACCGGGCACGGCGGGTTCGCGGAGCAGTGCGTGGCCGACGTGCACCAGATCGCCGCGCTGCCGCCCGGAATGTCGTTCGAGCAGGGCGCGTCGCTCGTGCTCGCTTACGGCACGTCGCTGCACGCGTTGCAGCAGCGCGCGCGGTTGCAGGCGGGCGAGACGCTGCTCGTGCTGGGTGCGGCGGGCGGGGTCGGTGTCGCCGCGATCGAGATCGCGAAGGCGCTCGGCGCGCGTGTGATCGCGGCGGCGTCGAGCGCGGACAAGCTCGCACTGTGCCGTGAGGCGGGCGCCGACGAGACGATCGACTATGCGACCGAAGACCTGCGCCGCCGCGTCGACGAACTGACCGGCGGGCGCGGTGCCGATGTCGTCTACGATCCGGTCGGCGGCGCGTACAGCGAACCGGCACTGCGCGCGACGGCGTGGCGCGGCCGGTTCCTCGTGGTCGGTTTCGCGGCCGGCGAGATTCCGAAGCTCGCGCTGAACCTCGCGCTGCTCAAGGAGCGCGACATTCTCGGCGTGTTCTGGGGCGACGCGGTGCGCCGCGACCCGGCGCAGCATGTCGCGAACATGCGGCTGCTCGCCGAATGGTTCGCGGCCGGCAAGGTGCGACCGGCGATCACCGAGCGCGTGCCGCTGGCCGGCGCGGCCGATGCGATCGCGCGGATGGCGAACCGGCAGGTAAAGGGCAAGGTCGTGATCCTGCCGGGCGCGTGATCGTGGCCCGGCGCACGGCGGCGCGAGGCGCGCCGCGTGCGCCGTTGCGACGCCGGTGTGGCCGTGCCGGCGGCCGCTATGCGACCCGGTTCAGCTCCTCGAAGCCCGCAACGAGCGCGTCGAGCAGATGGCGCACCGCGGGTACCATTCCGCGTCGCGTCGGGAAGATCGCGTGGACGAGCGCCGTCGGTGCCGACAGCGCGGGCAGCAGGTGGAGCAGCCGGCCGGCCTGAAGGTCGGCGCTGACCAGCTCTCGCGGCAATTCGGCCACGCCGATTCCGTCGAGCGCGGCAAGCCGCAGGCTTGCGAGATCGTCGGTCGCCAGTCGTGGCCGATGTGAGAACGAGAGGGGGCGCCCGTCGGCGTCCGTCAGGTTCCACACGAACCGGTCGCCGTTGCTGGCCGTCGACACTGTCGGCCAGTCCTTCAGGCTGTCGATCGACCCGGGCGCCGGAAAGCGCGAGGCCAGCGCCGGGCTCGCCACGAGAATCCGGTACGACAGCCCGAGCTGCCGAACCGCAAGATCGGTGTTCTCCAGCGGCGGCACTCGCACACGGATCGCGAAATCCAGCCCTTCCTCGACTACGTCGACCCGCCGGTTGGTCGCATCGAGTCGCACCTGCACCTGCGGATTGCGCTCGATATAGCGCGCGACGATCGCGGCAACACCCGAACTCAGCAAACCGACCGGGCAACTGATGCGCACGGTGCCCTGCGGCTGCGTGCGCGTGCGGTCCACGATGTCCTTCGCGGCTTGGGATTCGGCGACCAGCGCGACGCAATGCTGATGGAACTGCCGCCCGGTTTCCGTCAGCGACAGGCTGCGGCTCGTGCGATTGAGCAGCCGCACGCCGAGTTCCTCCTCGAGCGCGCGGATGCGCCGGCTGAGCTTCGACGTTTGCGCGCCGAGGCTGCGGGCGGCGGCCGTGAAGCTGCCGTGTTCAACCACTTCCGCGAACAGCCGGAGATCGTTCAGGTCGGCAATGGGGTTCATGGCGGCGGCTCCGTTCGGCCAGATCGTTCTATTGGGAGCAATGATACGTTGTCATTCAGGAGATATGCGATCGATCTTTGCGAAATTAGCATTCATCCCATGTTCGGTGCCGTGCAGAAACCGGCAAGGCACCGCCAGGCAACCGCCCGTCGTTCGGGCAGCAGGAAAAGGAGTCGGACATGTTGACGCATCGGCGTTGGGCATCGCTGGATACGGCGAATCACGGCTGGCTGCGCGCGAAGTACCACTTTGCGGTGACGGCCGACGGCACACCCGAGCATGCGCCGCTGGGACCGCTGATCGTGTGGAACGACGACGAGATCGCCGTCGGCAGCGGGTTCCCGATGCACGGGCACCGCGACGTGGAAATCATCACGTACGTGCGGCAGGGCGTGCTCGGTCATCGCGACACGCTCGGGTCGGAGGGCACGATCGACGCGGGCGACGTGCAGGTCATGAGCGCAGGCACGGGCATCCGGCATGCGGAGTTCAACCGGGGTGATACGCCGCTCAAGCTCTACCAGATCTGGCTGCTGCCCCGTGCAAACGGCGGCGTGCCCGGATGGGGCACGAAGCAGTTTCCGAGGGGCGAACGGTCCGGGCGTTTCGTCGTGCTGGCGAGCGGCTATGCCGGCGACGAAGGCGCGTTGCCGATCCGTGCCGATGCACGCGTGCTCGGCGCCACGTTGAAGGCGGGCGAGCAGGTCAGGCAGGCATTGGGTGCCACGCGCCGCGCCTATCTCGTCGCGGCTTCGGGGCGCATCGAAGTGAACGGAGAACGCGTGGGGCCGCTCGACGGCGTCGCGATCACGAACGAAGCCGCGCTCGACATCGTCGCGGTTGAAGATTCCGAGCTGGTGATGGTGGACGCCGGCTGAATGCCTTTATTTATCAGTCCACCGAATCATTTCATTTCAGGAGTACATCATGGATCGTTACAAGTATCTTCCGCTGCTCGGCCGCATTCTGATCGGCGCGCCGTTTCTGATGAGCGGCTTGAGCAAGCTGGCCGCACACGCGACCACTGTCGGTTACATCGCCTCCGTCGGCCTGCCGGCGCCATCGCTCGCCTTCTTGGTCGCGGTGCTCGTCGAGGCGGGCGGTGGGGTGCTGCTGATGTCGGGTTACCGGGCGCGCCCCGTGGCGCTGGCGATGGCGTTGTTCAGCCTCGTAACCGCCGTGTTCTTCCACCACAACTTTGCCGACCAGAACCAGATGATTCACTTCCTGAAGAACGTGATGATGGCCGGCGGACTGCTGCAGATCGCGTACTTCGGCGCGGGCGCGTTCAGCCTCGATGCGCGGAACGCACGCACCGCGCTGCGTATCGCCCCGGCGGCGTGAGCCGGAGCGGCCGGTGCGCGCCATCGACGCGCACCGATCGCGCGCAGCGCGAACACGCTGTCCGGTCGAACGCCGGCAGCTCCGCGCAGCAGGCACGAACCCGGTTCAATCCTTCGGCAGGCGCAGCGTGTCGAGCGCGTCCTGCGAAAACTCGACCCAGAACCGCTCGTTCGCGATACCGGCCTGCAGTACCAGATGCTGCAGGCGTTTCGCACGCGAGTCGGTGCCTTCAGGAAAATCGCGTGCCTCGATCTTCAGATAAAGGTCGAGCTTTTCCTGGTGAAGCGCAATGCGCCGCCGGATTTCGTCCTCGAGGCCGGACGGCCCGAGCACCGCTTCCGCGCGCAGGCGCACCATCAACGCTTCGCGCAGCGGCGTCGGATCTTCCTGTTCGGCGATCCAGCGGCGCAGCTCCTTCTTGCCGGCCGGCAGGATCCGGTACGCGCGCTTGCGGCCGCGCCCCGATTCGGCGGGCAGCGATTCGATCCAGCCGGCTTCCTCGATGCGCCCCAGCTCGCGATAGATCTGCTGATGCGTCGCCTGCCAGAAATAGCCGATCGAACGATCGAAGCGGTCGGCGAGCTCGGATCCCGAACCGGGACGTTCGGCAAGCGCGGTGAGGAGTGCGTGAGGCAGGGACATGTCGGATCGGAGGAGGCCGCGGAATGAATCGCATCTTGCCATATCGGGGCCACAGTACAAGCCAATGATCATGTTTATGCAACATGTTGCATAAAGCGGGGCGGTGGACTACTATCTGTGCAACTTGTTGCACAAAAATTGGAGACCCCCGATGACACCCCGTTACCCGCATTTGACGACCCCGCTCGAGCTCGGCTTCACGTCGCTCAGGAACCGCGTGTTGATGGGGTCGATGCATGTCGGCCTCGAGGAAGCGCCGAACGGCTTCGAGCGGATGGCGGCGTTCTATGCGGAGCGTGCGCGAGGCGAGGCCGGCCTGATCGTCACGGGCGGATTCGCGCCGAACGAACGCGGCCGTCCGGCGCCGGGCGGCGCGATGCTGACGACCGAGGCGGAAGCCGAACGCCATCGCGTCGTGACGCGTGCGGTGCATGCCGAGGGCGGCAAGATCGCGCTGCAGATCCTGCATTTCGGGCGCTACGCGTATCACCCGGCGCTGGCGGCGCCCAGCGCACTGAAGGCGCCGATCAACCCGTTCACGCCGCATGCGTTGAGCAGCGACGAAGTCGACGAGACGATCGCCGACTTCGTGCGTTGCGCGGCGCTCGCGCAGCATGCGGGCTACGACGGCGTCGAGATCATGGGGTCCGAAGGCTACCTGATCAACGAATTCATCGCCGCGCGCACCAATCATCGCGACGACGCGTGGGGCGGCGCGTACGAGAACCGCATCCGCTTCGCGGTCGAGATCGTACGGCGCGTGCGCGAGCGCGTCGGCTCGCACTTCATCGTCATCTACCGGCTGTCGATGCTCGATCTCGTCGAAGGCGGCTCGACGCTCGACGAGGTGATCCGTCTCGCGCAGGCGATCGAGGCGGCCGGCGCGACGATCCTCAATACCGGCATCGGCTGGCACGAGGCGCGCATTCCAACGATCGCGACCAAGGTGCCGCGCGCCGCGTATGCGTGGGTGACGCGGCAGCTGATGGGCAAGGTCGGCATCCCGCTCGTCGCGACCAACCGGATCAATACGCCGGAAGTGGCCGAGCAACTGCTCGCCGACGGCTATTGCGACATGGTGTCGATGGCGCGGCCGTTCCTCGCCGATGCCGAGTTCGTCCGCAAGGCGCGGGAAGGGCGCGCGGACGAAATCAACACGTGCATCGGCTGCAACCAGGCGTGCCTCGACCATACGTTCAGCGGCAGGATCACGTCCTGTCTCGTGAATCCGCGCGCCTGCCACGAAACCGAACTCGTGATCCGCCCTGCGCAGCAGCGCAAGCGGATTGCCGTGGTCGGCGCCGGGCCGGCGGGCCTCGGCTTCGCGGTCACGGCGGCCGAACGCGGTCACGCGGTGACGCTGTACGAAGCCGGTGCCGAGATCGGCGGCCAGTTCAATATCGCGAAGAAGGTACCCGGCAAGGAAGAGTTCAACGAAACGCTGCGCTATTTCCGCCGGCAGATCGAACTACGCGGCGTGACGCTGCACGTCAACACGCGTGCGACCGCCGAGATGCTGCTGCAGGGCGAATTCGACGAAGTGGTGATCGCAACGGGCATCGTGCCGCGCACGCCGCCGATCGACGGCGTCGGCCATCCGAAGGCGCTCGGCTATCTCGACGTGCTGCGCGACGACAAGGCCGTGGGCCGCAACGTGGCGATCGTCGGCGCCGGCGGCATCGGCTTCGACGTCGCGGAATATCTCGTGCATCGCGGCGACGGCGAGCGGGTCGACGCGGACCGGTTCTTCGCCGAGTGGGGCGTCGACCGGACGTATGCGAATGCCGGCGGTCTCGGTCACGCACGACCCGAACCGGCGGCGCGGCACGTGCATCTGCTGCAACGCAAGGCGTCGAAGGTCGGCGACGGGCTCGGCAAGACCACCGGCTGGATTCATCGCACCGGTCTGAAGGCGCGCGGCGTCGGGATGTCGTCGGCGGTCACGTACCGGCGCATCGACGACGAAGGATTGCACGTGACGATCGACGGCGTCGAACAGACACTGCCGGTGGACAACGTGATCATCTGCGCGGGGCAGGAGCCGTTGCGCGAGCTGGCCGTGCAACTTGAGGCGGCCGGATGCAAGGTTCACGTGATCGGCGGTGCGTACGAGGCCGCCGAGCTCGATGCGAAGCGTGCGATTCACCAGGGCACGACGCTGGCCGCGACGCTTTGAGGCCGATTCGTTTTCTTTTCGTTCGACGATTCAGGAGTCCACGATGATGAATGCACCGACGCATGTCCCTCCCGCTGTCGCGAAGTCGCTCGACGCGTGGCACGGGATGATCGAAAACAAGGACTTCGGCGAGCTGGAGTCGATCGTCCACCCCGATGCCGTGTTCCGTTCGCCGATGGCGTTCAAGCCGTATGGGCCCGCGCCTGCGCTGTTGCTGGCGTTGCGCACGGTGATCACGATCCTCCAGGATTTCACGTATCACCGCCAGTTCGTCACCGACGACGGCAAGAGCGTGGTGCTGGAATTCAGCGCGGCCGTCGACGACAAGGCACTGAAAGGAATCGACATGATTCGTTTCGACGACGACGGACGGATCGTCGAGTTCGAGGTCATGATCCGGCCGTTCAATGCGCTGCAGGCGCTCGGCGCGGAAATGGGCGCGCGGCTCGGGCAGCAGTTGCCGACGTTCAAGATCGGCGGCTGAGCGGGGCGGTGGCGGTGCGGTCAGCGCGCGAGTTGCGCGTGCGCGAGCTGGCCAAGGCGCCGGACGCCGTCCTCGATCCGTTCGTTCCACACGTGGCCCGCGCTCAGGCGCAGGCAATGCCGAAAGCGCCGTCCGGCGGAGAACACGTCGCCCGGCGCGAAGCAGATGCCGTGTTCGAGCGCGGCGTCGAACAGCGCGCGTGAATCGAAACGCTTCGGCAGTTCGAGCCAGAGCACGAAGCCGCCGGTCGGCCGGCTCACTTTCGTGCCGGACGGAAAGCTTGCCTCGATCGTGCGTGTCATCCGCGCGAGGTTGTCTTCGAACAGCCGGCGGATGCGGCGCAAATGCGCATCGTACGCGCCGCTCGCGAGGAAATCGGCCAGCGCGACCTGAAGCAGCACGGGGCCGCACAGGCTGAGCGCGAGCTTGCGCTCCATCACCTGCTGCGTGCGCGCTCCCGCGACGATCCAGCCGATCCGGTATCCCGGTGCGAGGCTCTTCGAGAACGAACTGCAGTAGATCGTATTGGCGCCACCGTCGAGTGCGATGAACGGCTTCGGCCGGTCGCGATCGAAGTGGATGTCGCCGTAGACATCGTCCTCGATCAGCTGCACGCGATGTTTCGCGAGCAATGCAAGGAGCGCACGTTTGTCGTTTTCGGTCATCGTCGAGCCGAGCGGATTGCCGAAGCTCGACGACAGCACGCAGGCCGCGACCGGCTCCGATTCGAGCCGTTGCGCAAGCAGGCCGACATCGACCCCGCGCAGCGGGTCGGTCGGCAACTCCAGCGCCTTCAGTCCCAATGCCTCCAGCGTATGAAGCAGGCCGAAGTAGGTCGGCGATTCCACCGCGATCGTGTCGCCGCGCGTCGCGACGGTGTTCAGCGCGAGCGTCAGCGCTTCGGTGCAGCCATTCGTGACGAGGATGTCGTCGGCGGACAGCGGATGCCCGAAGCGCATCGCCCGCCGCGCGATTTCGCGGCGCAGTGCCGGCTCGCCGTAAGGCGGGCAGTAGACGTTGTAGCGCGTGCCGTGCTGGCGTGCCGCACGGGCGAGGGCGAGGTCGAGCCGTTTCGACTGCAGCAGCGCCGGATCGGGTACCGCGCACCCGAGCGGCACGAGTGCCGAATTGGCCGCATGTTCGAGCAACGTGGCGACCGCGCCGCTGATCGACACCGTCGACGCTTTCGCGCGCGAGCGCGACGCTGTCGGCAACGCGAGCGTCCCGCCGCGTGCGGCCGCGACATAGAAGCCGGACTGCGGGCGCGATACGAGCACGCCGCGATCTTCGAGCAGACGGTATGCCTGCAACGCGGTCGAGACGCTGATGCGCTGCTGTTCGCTGACCGCGCGCACGGACGGCAGTCGCGTGCCGGGTGCGAGCGTACCGTTCTCGATCATGCCGACGATGAGATCGGCGAGTTGACTGTAGCGAAAGGACGGCTGCGTTTCCATGGAGCACGCGCGGTAGGGGAGTGCCCGATTATCGACCGTGCGTCCCGATCGCGCCAGTCCGAATTGTGTCGGTCCAATCGTCCAAAAATTGTGGCTGTTATGGTCTTTGCGCGAGCGCTACGATGGCGCTGTTCCAATCCGTCGATCGACCCATGCGAGGCACGCACATGCAGGCAGGACAGACGCAATCCGGCGAGTGGCGCGGACGATTTCCGTACAACGAAATCATCTCGCTGCTCGAAGTGAACCGTACCTTCAACCTGGCGGAGAGCACGTCACAAGATCTGACGGTCGGCGAACTGCTGGATCTGGCCGGCCTGGACACGGTTCGCGACCTGACGCTCGGCTACAGCCGGTCGGCCGGCGCGGCGGTGCTGCGCGACGCGATCGCCGATACCTGCAACGTGCCGGCCGCGCAGATCGTGACGACGCAAGGCACCGCGCTCGGGCTGTTTCTGCTGGCCTACGAAGTGTGTCGGCCGGGCGATGAAGCCGTGCTGGCGACCCCGTGTTTCCCGCCGAGCCGCGACTGCGTGGTCGGCGCTGGCGCGACCGTGCGGGAAGTACGGCTGTCGTTCGAGCACGGCTATCGGCTGGACCTCGCGCAATTCGATGCGAGCCTGTCGTCGAAGACGCGGCTGGTCAGCATCGCGTCCCCGCAGAATCCGGGCGGCGTGCAAGCCTCGCGCGCGGAGATCGATGCGTTGCTGGCGTTGATGGCGCAACGGTGCCCGGACGCGATACTGTTCATCGACGAGACCTACCGCGAGGCGACCTATGGCGATGCGGCCGTGGCGGCCAGTTTCGCGGCGGTCGATCCGCGCATCGTCACGGGTTCGTCGGTGTCGAAGGCGCTGGGTGCACCCGGTCTGCGGACCGGCTGGCTCACGGTACCCGATGCGGGGCTGCTGGCGCGCCTCGTCGTCGCGAAGCTGAACACGGTGATCTCGGGTTCGGTACTCGACGAGACGCTGGCCGCGACCGTGCTGCGCCACCGCGAGCACGTGCTCGCGCCCCGGCGCCGGCTGCTGGCTGGCGCGCTCGATATCGTGTCGGGCTGGTGCGAGCGTGAACGGGCGCGGGTCGAGTGGGTACGGCCCGATGCGGGCGCACTGTGCTGCGTGCGGTTGCGTCAGGATGCGTTCGACGAGCGGGCCGTGTCGCGTTTCTGGCAGCGCTTGCCGGATCACGACGTGCAACTCGCGGCGGGCACGTGGTTCGGAGAAAGCAGCCGCGTGTTCAGGCTCGGGTTCGGCTATCTTCCGCTGGAGCGCCTGCCGGTTGCATTGAAGGCACTGTCGCAGGCGATGGATGCAGCGGCCGCATGAACGGGGCGCCCGGCGCACGGGCGCGGCGAACATCATTGAACGTCAGGAGTGACACCATGAAAGTCAGGATTGCGTACCTCGAGGAACCGCCGTTCTACTGGACGGCTGATGACGGTGCCGTAACCGGTGCGGATATCGAGTTGGCCGAGGTGGTGCTGCGCGCGGCCGGTGTGACGCAGATCGAATATGTGCCGACGACGTTCGACGCGCTGCTGCCGGGCGTGCAGGCCGGGCGCTGGGACATGAACGTGCCGATCTTCGTGACGGCCGAACGTGCGCAACATGTGACGTTCAGCGTGCCGGTCTGGGCGATTGGCGACGGATTCGTTCTACAGGCCGGCAACCCGAAGCGGCTGGCGAGCTATGCGGATGTCGCGGCACGTGGCGATGCGCGGCTGGCATGCGTGACCGACCAGGTGCAGATCGATTCGGCCAGGGCGGCCGGTGTGAGCGACGGCCAGATCGTCATCTTCAAGGATCAGCCGGACGCAGTGGCTGCATTGCTGGCCGGGCAGGTCGACGCGTTTGCGAGTACAGCAATCGGGAGCCGTGCGCTCGCCGACACGGACGAGCGGCTGGAGGCCGTTTCGCACGCGCGTGGCGCGGGGGCGGCGGTGCCCGTTGGCGGCTTTTCGTTCAGCCAGACCAACGTTGCGCTCGTGCAGGCCGTGAACGCACAACTGCGCGCGTATCTCGGCTCGGCCGATCATCGCGAGCGGATGGCGAAGTACGGCTTCGCACGGACGGAAATCGACGGCGTCGTGGCGAACGGCGGCGCGACGTCGTAAGGCCTGATGCCGCACACGGTGTCGACCGCCAGCACGGCCGGCACCGTGCGCGGATCACCCGGCTGCCGCCCGCGCCAGCCGCTCGACGAACCAGTCGCACACGAACGCGGTGCGCTCGGACGCGTGGTTGTAGATCGTATGTTCGCCGTCGGGCCAGACCTTCAGCGTCGCATCATCGGACGTCGCCGCATCGAGAAACGGCTGCTGGTCGTCGAGCTGGATC
The DNA window shown above is from Burkholderia cepacia and carries:
- a CDS encoding pyridoxal phosphate-dependent aminotransferase; the encoded protein is MRGTHMQAGQTQSGEWRGRFPYNEIISLLEVNRTFNLAESTSQDLTVGELLDLAGLDTVRDLTLGYSRSAGAAVLRDAIADTCNVPAAQIVTTQGTALGLFLLAYEVCRPGDEAVLATPCFPPSRDCVVGAGATVREVRLSFEHGYRLDLAQFDASLSSKTRLVSIASPQNPGGVQASRAEIDALLALMAQRCPDAILFIDETYREATYGDAAVAASFAAVDPRIVTGSSVSKALGAPGLRTGWLTVPDAGLLARLVVAKLNTVISGSVLDETLAATVLRHREHVLAPRRRLLAGALDIVSGWCERERARVEWVRPDAGALCCVRLRQDAFDERAVSRFWQRLPDHDVQLAAGTWFGESSRVFRLGFGYLPLERLPVALKALSQAMDAAAA
- a CDS encoding transporter substrate-binding domain-containing protein, translated to MKVRIAYLEEPPFYWTADDGAVTGADIELAEVVLRAAGVTQIEYVPTTFDALLPGVQAGRWDMNVPIFVTAERAQHVTFSVPVWAIGDGFVLQAGNPKRLASYADVAARGDARLACVTDQVQIDSARAAGVSDGQIVIFKDQPDAVAALLAGQVDAFASTAIGSRALADTDERLEAVSHARGAGAAVPVGGFSFSQTNVALVQAVNAQLRAYLGSADHRERMAKYGFARTEIDGVVANGGATS